The Nostoc sp. UHCC 0926 nucleotide sequence CAGATGACCACGATAATGGGAACCGTTTAGTGGGATTTTCTTTCCCAGTTCGCTCTCTACAAAATTCACAACACCCATCCATTTCTGTTGGCTGCTGATTAGGACTTGCTGATTATGTTGGGCTAAGAGATTGGCGTGATAAAGTTACGCTCGCCGACTTTACCGTTGAACTCACAAGATGTTTGAAGAATACTGTAAAGATAGATTTGGTTACAGCCTTAGGTAGATAGCCCTACTTTTTCATGGAAGCAGCTGTTATTTTTCAAAACTTGGAGCAAAATGTGATCGTTCAGATCACATTTTGCCAACTAACTCTCTTCTGTCACTTTCCGGAATAAGCAAGTAAGTAGAACGGCGTGAAAAAACCAAACTATGTAAAGATAAATAAATACGGAGAATGTATCTACTGAGGTAAGTAAGATATGGGTGCTCGTATAAGGGTATTCCTAACTCGTGAACAAGATAAAAGCCTGTTAAACCTAAGAACTGCCGATGTACCACAGAAAGTTAAAGACCGAGCAGAGGTCGTTAGGCTAAATGCACATGGCTGGTACGTCGAAAAAATAGCTGCTCATTTTAATTGGACTCCTCAAACAGTAAGAGAGGTTTTACATAAATGGCAAAAGCTAGGTCTAGAGAGCTTTTGGGAGTTGCCAGGTCGAGGGGGAAAATCGAAATATCAGGAAGAGGACATAGTTTTTTTGGAAGAATGTCTCAAAAAAGAACCACGTACATACAACAGTGTTCAATTAGCCCAAAAATTAGAAAGCGTAGGCGCAGCCCGCCGCAGGCATCGCTCAGTTAAATTAAGTCCCGATAGATTAAGACGGGTGCTTAAAAAAAGGGGGTCATTTGGAAGCGAGTCAGGAAGAGCCATAAAGGAAAGCAAGATCCTGTAATACGGGAAAAAAAGCAAGTGATTAACTACGATACAAAACTTATTCAAGATGATTTTTGCAATACAAACCTCTTTCAGGAATTAACCAAAAGAATTATTGCCATTCCCTATCCTCAAGTTCCTTTTTCGGCAACAATAAGGTGGCTTCAATTTCCTGCCTGATAGCAGATGTTACTTCACAATTACTATGCAGGCAATCGAGTAGTAACTGATTAGCATCATAGTAGCGTTGCAGCACTTGCTCTTGCTCAGAGCTAAACTGCCACTCGTGGTTAATGTTGCGATAATTAACGACCGTCTTCTTTACCTGTTCAGCCCAAGCTGAATAGTTCGTTTGCGACCATAGCTCAAACCGTTGTTGACTTTGACCAGAATTTGGCAATTCGTCAGAGAGTTGTTGCAGGGATTTATGGAGTCCTACATCCAGAACAATACCCAGAATGTTGCTCATAGCTTCTCCGCAGGCGTGGATGTGGGCAAAGTCCTGGCTCCCATCAATTGCACACTCCAGCAGCAGGTCATCTAATGCCGCATCCAGAAACATCCCCTGGTCGAGGCTGCTGGCTAGGGCAAAGTGGGAAGCTATGTGAGGAGTCCGACTCAAGGCCAGGTAAAATGCTCTCACTGTCGCATCTTTTGATTGGGTAGGAATACTGCGAGATTTTTGGCTAGCCCAGGTCAAAAACTCTTGTAAATAAGCGTCTTGGGCAACGAGTGTATCAATCTGTTGCTTCATCAACAGTACTAGAGAGTCTGCACTCCTGAGCATGGTAGCGGTTAACAAGAAGATTTCGCGCCAGTGCGGGTCGGTGATATGACTGACTAGACCGGATAGCGCTTGCCCAAATGCCTCTAAGTTATGGCTGGCAACGATTTTCCTCGCTGTGAAATATTCTTGAAATGCTAGAGAGGAAAAGGAAAAAATTCCCCGCGCCCGTTCTGCCAGTAGCCCATGTTGAGCCTCGATTGACTTCAGCGCTGCTTCGCTTTCTATTTGCAGTTCTTCTGCATCCATTGGCACGTTGCTTAGATTGTCAATATAGTCACCAATGTATTGCTCAACGACGCGCTGCTCAAAAAAGTACTGACCCTGCTCAAATGTCGCTGCGGCAATTTGACTCAATAATTTGAGCTTTTGTGGTAATAAAAAACCTCGGTAAACCTCATCCCGTTCAATGCCTCTGGCTTCATCCCATTTGCTCAACAGAAGGTCTAAACCTTGCTTATAAAAGTCAGTGCGCTTAGTCGGAAATTTTTCTTGACCGTGGAACACCCAGCAGGCAAGATGCAGAAATAGGGGTGTGACGACGAGTTGGCGAAATTGCCAATTTTCATCTAATTCCAATTTCTGAATAAACTCAACGGACTCAGCCAGACCACCTTTTTGGTTGGTCTTGGTAAAGGCCACAAACCATTTTTGAGCGAAGGCTCGGATTTGTTCTAAGGTAAAGGGAGCAATTTCAACATCGGTAAAGCCTCGCAGTCTGAGTTTTTGAGCTGCTGTTCGACAGGTCGCCACGAACCGATTTTTGTGATACTTCTCTGAAAACCTCCGAATTTCGCTTAAGATACCATTGCTTTGTTGGTGAAGAACTTCATCCATACCATCAAGCAACAGTAATACCCTACCTGCACTAAGTAAAGTTTCAATTACTGAAGGATCGGAAATTCCAGATGTAAGGAACTCCTGGCTGATGTATTTTAATAGGCTGAACTCGTTGGTGACTTTAGATTCTTCAGCAAAATTTTTTAGGGTGATGAAGATTGGCACCTGATTTGCCGCAAATGCGTTTTGGTTACACTGAATGGCGAGATATTGCAAAAAGGTGGTTTTACCTACTCCTGGTTTGCCTAGCACCCTGAGCTTGGAGTATCTTTCAACTGCCTGTGTACCAGCTATCTGTTTTTCGTCAGCCTCGCCTAAGCCAAAACGGTCAAATTCTTTGGGTTCAAGGTTTTGCAGATCAGTGATTTCTAACCACTGAAGGCTGGCAATCTCTTCCAAAATATTCACATCTATGTATATGTCATCGATCGCAACGGGACGGCTGATATCCAATAACTGCAAAATGCCACACTGGTCTTGAATTTTGTCGAAGCGTTGCGATCGCACTTTCTGCACTAGTTTATCAATATCCAGTACAAGAGGCTGGGCGTATTCTTCTCGTGACAAGAATTCTGCTGGAGGATTAGTCGCAATCTCCCGCCAATTCAGTGACAACACTAAACAAATTTCAATAAAGGTATGACGCTCAACTGGATGACCACTGAAAAACCGCCAAATTGGTTGTCTAGTCTTGAGGTTGACTTCTGCTGCTAGATTGTCTTGTGTCCAACCCTTGCGAGCAAATGCTCTTTTAGCCTCTTGAATCCCAGTGAGTGATGCTTGGAGCGATCGCTTGACCATAGGACAAAAACTTGATCCTAAAATCAAGAACTCAAACTTTTATTAACATCTTTCATCCTAGAGCTTTTTCTGTGGTAAGTCACTCTCTCCTTGGTTAAGGATATACACAATTAAGAAAAAATACTCTAGCTCTAGTGAAATCCTGTTACATATATTAATTTTTGTAATAAACTCAAACACTATGAGCTTATTTTATACATTTAAAAACTTGAATAAATACTTAATCTCAAGCACCCATCTGTCATGCTCTATGAAGTACAGATTAAGGGCTTATCAATATCAATACCTTCGCCAATTTACGAGGGTGAGTTGATGACGCTTTCACTATTAACTAGCTGTTCTCGCTCGGTTTGGTAATAACAATAAGTTCTAAAAATTCCTTTCAGGTTGACCACAAGGTTTTTTTAACGTATTGACCGCAGTATAAGGGTTTGAGATGACAAACTCCCTTTGAAGCGAAACGCTTATGTATAGGTAATTTTGCCAGTTTTGCCAAAATTTTTCTAGGCTCTTATTTTGGCAAAGGTATTGAGATAAACAATTGCAAGACAATGAATTTATCTGTAGTGACTATTCTATTGCTACTTATCCGTGGATAGCGATTTATGAATCTGTTGGTTTAACACTCGACAACTACCCAAATCTCAAACCTGGGTGGACATGGTGCAGCAACGTCCGGCTGTGCAACGCGGAATGCAAGTCCCTTAAATGCAGGAGGAGGGATGAGTCAACAATCGGGATGATCCAAACTCCATCCCAGCAACAGTAAAATCATTCGCTCGGAAGTAACCGCAAAGCAATCCCAAGTATTACCGTATTACAGACGGCATCGGTTTGACGGACTGTGATGCTGTCCCGGGAGCGATGCTCCAAAGTTAGATCAGACTTTAATTCTCAGTTACAGGGCTAAATTCTCAATAATCACAGTTATTTAGATGCGATGCCTGCGGTGGTCACTGAGCTTGTCGTTCGCGCAGCGTCTCGTAGAGAAGTGCGGGCTGCGCCTACGCACCCTCTAAATAGGTGATTTAGCACCCGAATTTTAAACACCTCACTTGCATCGCATTGCTCCCTTTGTTTGTCGAATGATCTTGCAGTCGAGCGCACTTAGAGAAAAGCTGATAGGTGTGGCCGATTGTTCAGCAGACATTGAGCTATTGCCCGAACATAAGAGAGGTTTATTTACCTTGCCATAAACCGTATTATAGTGAGGAGACTAGCATAAAGGTTGGCTCCTCAAAAGTTTTCAAACACCCTAGCTATCAGCATTTTTCAAATATTTTATGCAACTGGATCTAAAAATAATTCATCTAAAAGCAAAAAATAAATCATTGAAGTAGTAAAGAAATCAATTTAATATATTTTATAATAATTATTCATGAAAGTAGATTAATTAAT carries:
- a CDS encoding helix-turn-helix domain-containing protein, with amino-acid sequence MGARIRVFLTREQDKSLLNLRTADVPQKVKDRAEVVRLNAHGWYVEKIAAHFNWTPQTVREVLHKWQKLGLESFWELPGRGGKSKYQEEDIVFLEECLKKEPRTYNSVQLAQKLESVGAARRRHRSVKLSPDRLRRVLKKRGSFGSESGRAIKESKIL
- a CDS encoding NACHT domain-containing protein → MVKRSLQASLTGIQEAKRAFARKGWTQDNLAAEVNLKTRQPIWRFFSGHPVERHTFIEICLVLSLNWREIATNPPAEFLSREEYAQPLVLDIDKLVQKVRSQRFDKIQDQCGILQLLDISRPVAIDDIYIDVNILEEIASLQWLEITDLQNLEPKEFDRFGLGEADEKQIAGTQAVERYSKLRVLGKPGVGKTTFLQYLAIQCNQNAFAANQVPIFITLKNFAEESKVTNEFSLLKYISQEFLTSGISDPSVIETLLSAGRVLLLLDGMDEVLHQQSNGILSEIRRFSEKYHKNRFVATCRTAAQKLRLRGFTDVEIAPFTLEQIRAFAQKWFVAFTKTNQKGGLAESVEFIQKLELDENWQFRQLVVTPLFLHLACWVFHGQEKFPTKRTDFYKQGLDLLLSKWDEARGIERDEVYRGFLLPQKLKLLSQIAAATFEQGQYFFEQRVVEQYIGDYIDNLSNVPMDAEELQIESEAALKSIEAQHGLLAERARGIFSFSSLAFQEYFTARKIVASHNLEAFGQALSGLVSHITDPHWREIFLLTATMLRSADSLVLLMKQQIDTLVAQDAYLQEFLTWASQKSRSIPTQSKDATVRAFYLALSRTPHIASHFALASSLDQGMFLDAALDDLLLECAIDGSQDFAHIHACGEAMSNILGIVLDVGLHKSLQQLSDELPNSGQSQQRFELWSQTNYSAWAEQVKKTVVNYRNINHEWQFSSEQEQVLQRYYDANQLLLDCLHSNCEVTSAIRQEIEATLLLPKKELEDREWQ